AAAATAGAGGGACCCGAGCCGGAAATGCCACCGCCTAGGGCGCCGGCTCTTCTCGCTTCCAACTTCACATCGGCAAAGCCTGGAATAAGAATGCTGCGCACGGGCTCGATGATAACGTCTTCTAGGGAGCGGCCAATCAGCGCGTAGTCGTTTTTCAGCAGGCCCGCTACTAAGCCGCCCACGTTGCCCCACTGCCGGATAGCATCTTTCAATAGCACTTGCTTCTTGAGAATGTCGCGGGCGTCGGAGGTACGCACTTCGATTTGGGGGTGCACCACCGTTACCCACAGCGGCGGCGCGGCTAGCGGTACAATGTCGAGCGGCTGCGTGGACCGGATGAGCGTGACGCCGCCGTAAATGCAGGGCGCAATGTTGTCGGCGTGCTGCACACCGGACGCTACTTCCTCGCCAAACATGGCAAAGCGTACCAGCTCAGCCGGTGAGTAACGGTTGCTTAGTAAGTGGTTAGCCCCGACTACCGCACCCGCTGCACTCGCCGCACTAGAGCCGATGCCGCTGCCCGGCATAATGGCTTTGGTAATTTCTACCTCAAACCCAACTACATCGGTTGCATCGCGCAGCAACGCTAGCAAGGCGCCTCCTGCCACATTGCGCTCGGCTTCGGTAGGTAGGTTATAATCGTCTTTGTTGATGATGGTAACGCCAGGCTTGTCAGACAGGCGCATGCGCATCGTGTCGCAGGGCTCGTGCAGAGCAAAGCCAAGCACATCGAAGCCACACACCACGTTGGCTACCGTGGCGGGAGCCAGCACGGTTACTTGGCTGGAAGATAAAGTCGAGGACATGGAAGTTGCTGAGTGGTTGTGACTGAGCACCTAGCCTCCTACTATAGGAAGCTAGGTGCTCAGTCAAGCAAAGCGAGAGTCTTAAATCCGCGCGGCGCGCATTACGTCGGCAAATACGCCGGCGGCCGTCACGTCGGCACCAGCACCAGCTCCTTTCACCACGAGTGGCTGCTCGGGGTAGCGGTTCGTGTAGAAGAGCACCACATTGTCTTTGCCTTGCAGCTGGTAGAAGTCGCTGTCGGGGCCTACGTGTTGGAGGCCTACCGATGCTTTCCCATCAGCGTAGCGCGCCACAAACTTGAGCTTCTTGCCATCTGCGCTAGCTTCATCATAGAGGCGGCGAAAGTGGGCCTCGTGCACGGCCAGCTGCTCGTAAAACTCAGGCACGGTGCCTTCCATGCAAGACGCAGGCAGGAAGCTTTCGTTGGTGATGTCGTCCATCTCCATTACTTGGCCGGCTTCGCGCGCCAGAATCAAGATCTTGCGAGCCACGTCGGTGCCACCTAGGTCGAGGCGCGGATCGGGCTCCGTGTAGCCTTCCTGTTGGGCACGGCGCACTACATCGGCAAATGGAATGGTGCCGTCGTAGTTGTTGAATACGAAGTTGAGCGTGCCCGACAGCACCGCTTCGATGCGGTGCACTACGTCGCCGCTGCGCAACAAATCGTTCAGCGTTCCGATAACGGGCAAGCCAGCGCCTACGTTGGTTTCAAACAGGAAAGCCGCATTGTAACCACGCGCCAGCGCCTTTAAATTGGCGTACGAGGCGTAGGGCGAGGAGCACGCTACCTTGTTGCAAGCCACCACCGATACACTTTTCTCCAGCACGGCCGCGTAGGTTTTGGCTACTTCCCCGCTGGCTGTCACGTCCACGAAAATGCTGTTACGCAAGTTCTTGGTGCGCACCATCTCTACGAACTCGTTGAGGTGCATGATTTCGCCATCAGCCAAAGCCGTCGACCAAGTAGCTAGGTCGAGACCTTCATCATTGGCTACAAAGTGCTTGCTGTTGGCAATGGCTACCACCCGCACCTGCAAGCGCAGCTTTTCGAGCAGGTAAGCTTCCTGCTGCGCGAGCTGTTCGAGCAGCTTGCTGCCCACGTTGCCGATACCAACAATGAACAGGTTGACCTGCTTATAAACCGTTTCGAAAAAGGCCTCGTGCAGCACGTTGATGGCCTTGCGTACGTCGCTCGCGCGGATTACCGTCGAGATGTTGCGCTCCGAGGAGCCCTGGGCAATGGCTCTGATATTCACGCCGTTGGTACCAAGGGCGGCAAATTTCCGGCCGCTGATACCAGGGTGATTCTTCATGTTTTCGCCAACTACTGCCACAATAGCTAGGTCGCGCTCCAAGTGTATAGGCTCTAGCTTGTGCACCGCAATTTCGGGCGCGAATTCATTGTTCGCAGCTGTCTGGGCGCGGTCCGCATCGAGGGCGCTGATGGCCACCGAAATCGAGTGCTCCGAGGAGCTTTGCGTGATCAATACCACGTTGACGAGCTCCCGCGACAACGCCTCAAACAAGCGCTTCGAGAAGCCAGGGATACCCACCATACCGCTGCCTTCCAAGCTCAGTAAAGCTAGGTTGCCCATACTCGAAATGCCGCGCACCACGTTCTGGCTCGGGGGCGGGGTTACCTCTACCAGCGTGCCGTAATCGTCTGGTGCAAAAGTGTTTTTGATCCAGAGTGGAATGCCGCGGTGCATCACCGGATGGATGGTGGGCGGGTATAGCACCTTCGCACCGAAGTGCGAAAGCTCCATGGCTTCTTGGTAGGAAATATGCGAAATCGGGCGGGCCGTGGATACGAGGCGGGGGTCGGCCGTCATCATGCCGCTGACGTCCGTCCAGATTTCCAGGGAGCTAGCATTCAGCGCCGCCGCAAACAGGGCCGCGCTGTAGTCGGAGCCGCCCCGACCTAGGGTCGTGGTAGTGCCTGCGCCGTCGGAAGCAATAAAACCAGGCACAACGTACAACGGTTGTGCCGTGGTGGCTACGTAATCGGCAATTTGGGCGTAGGTAGTAGCTAGGTCGACCTCCGCAAAACCAAAGCGGCTGTTGGTGCGAATCAGCTCGCAGCTGTTCTTCCATTGATGCGCAATGCCAAGGGCTTGCAAGCGAGCTGCCACTAGCGACGACGACACGTATTCGCCGAAGCTCATGATGCGGTCGAGGGTACGGGTAGAAAGCTCGCCCAGCAGAAACACGCCGTCGCAGATGCCTTCCAGCTCGTTGCACTTCTTCTTGACCAAACTGAGCGCGGCGCTTTGATTAGCTACCGGAATCAGCGCTTTCACTGTTTCGAGGTGGCGTTCCTCGATAAGGCGGAGTTTTTCTTTGTAAGATTCTTGCCCGGCGGCAGCTAGGGTGCCGGCTTCAATCAGGGCATCCGTAATACCACCTAGGGCGGAAACTACAACGACGGTGGTGTCTTTCTGAGTTGCGGCTTCTACTACCTGTACTACTTTATTGATATTCTCTGCGTTGGCAACCGATGTGCCCCCAAATTTTAAAACCTGCATACAAACGCGGTTGGTGAACTATGTGAAAAGCAGCGGAAGCGTGTTTAGGTGCTTCCAGGCGGGGTGGGCCAGATTGCGGCGCCATATTAGGGCATTTTTGAACAAATCCGGTACTCCAAGGGCAGAAAACCAACGAACTAACGGGAACGAGAGCCCATGGCAGTCGTGTTATATTCTGTACCTTTGCATACTAAATACAATTCTCTGAAGGCACTATGCTAGATAAACTGGAGGCCATTCGCCAGCGCTACGAAGATGTAAACGAACAGCTCATGCAGCCCGAGGCGATGAGTGACATGAAGCGCTATAAGGCCCTCAATAAAGAATACAAAGACCTCGGCAAGATCGTAACCGAGTATCGCAATTATCAACAGGTACTCTCCAACATCGAGGGTGCTCGCGAAGTCATTGCGACGGAAAAAGACGAAGACTTCCGCGAGATGGCAAAGGCCGAGCTCGACGAGTTGGTGCCCGAGCAAGAGCGTTTGGAAGCCGTTATCAAAGACCTGCTGATCCCGAAAGACCCCAACGATTCTAAGGATGTAATCATGGAAATCCGGGCTGGGGCCGGTGGCGACGAGGCTGCTATTTTTGCCGGCGACTTGCAGCGCATGTATATGCGCTACGCTGAAAAGCACGGCCTGCGCATGGATCTGATTGATGCAACGGAGGGCACCTCAGGCGGCTACAAGGAAATTGTGTTGTCGCTGAAGGGGGAGGACGTGTATGGTAAACTTAAGTTTGAGTCGGGTGTGCACCGCGTACAGCGCGTGCCAGCAACTGAAACCCAAGGCCGTATTCATACCTCGGTAGCCTCTATCGTGGTAATGCCAGAGGCAGAAGAGCTAGACATACAATTGGATATGAACGACATCCGTAAGGATCTGTTCATGTCGTCGGGCCCTGGTGGTCAGTCCGTAAACACGACGTATTCGGCCGTGCGCCTCACGCACATCCCAACGGGCCTTGTGGCGCAGTGCCAGGACCAGAAATCGCAGCTCAAGAACTTTGACAAGGCGCTGCAAGTGCTCCGCTCACGTATCTACGAAATTGAGCTAGCCAAGAAAAACGAAGCTGAAGGCGCGCAGCGCAAGAGCATGATCGGCGGCGGCGACCGTTCGGATAAAATCCGCACCTACAACTATCCCCAAGGTCGGGTAACGGACCATCGCATTGGTCTGACCGTTTATAACCTAGCCAACGTGATGGACGGCAACATCGACGATTTCGTGGAGCAACTCCGCATCGCCGAAAGCGCCGAGCGTTTGAAGGAAGGTGTCGTGTAAACGTTACTTACAGAACATTCTGCGAACTAACCTCAGCTAGAGCGGAGTGAAGCGCCTTGATGTTGTTGAGCAATTATCGTCAAAACGAAACGTTCAACGGTGACAAGGCGCTTCACTTCGCTTTGTTGTGTCTAGGTTGCTAACTGGCTCAATTACATGTCGTTTATGCGCTACGTTTTACCCATTCTATTTCTATTTGCTTGCGCGCTTTGCTTACTTCCCGGTTGCGAACCAAAGGAAGATGTGCTTACCAAAGACAGTAGTGCCAAGCTAGAGTTCTCGGCCGATACCA
This Hymenobacter sp. GOD-10R DNA region includes the following protein-coding sequences:
- a CDS encoding homoserine kinase produces the protein MSSTLSSSQVTVLAPATVANVVCGFDVLGFALHEPCDTMRMRLSDKPGVTIINKDDYNLPTEAERNVAGGALLALLRDATDVVGFEVEITKAIMPGSGIGSSAASAAGAVVGANHLLSNRYSPAELVRFAMFGEEVASGVQHADNIAPCIYGGVTLIRSTQPLDIVPLAAPPLWVTVVHPQIEVRTSDARDILKKQVLLKDAIRQWGNVGGLVAGLLKNDYALIGRSLEDVIIEPVRSILIPGFADVKLEARRAGALGGGISGSGPSIFMLSQDEDTARQVEAGMSETYTRLGIDFHTYVTTINSEGVRVVTE
- the thrA gene encoding bifunctional aspartate kinase/homoserine dehydrogenase I: MQVLKFGGTSVANAENINKVVQVVEAATQKDTTVVVVSALGGITDALIEAGTLAAAGQESYKEKLRLIEERHLETVKALIPVANQSAALSLVKKKCNELEGICDGVFLLGELSTRTLDRIMSFGEYVSSSLVAARLQALGIAHQWKNSCELIRTNSRFGFAEVDLATTYAQIADYVATTAQPLYVVPGFIASDGAGTTTTLGRGGSDYSAALFAAALNASSLEIWTDVSGMMTADPRLVSTARPISHISYQEAMELSHFGAKVLYPPTIHPVMHRGIPLWIKNTFAPDDYGTLVEVTPPPSQNVVRGISSMGNLALLSLEGSGMVGIPGFSKRLFEALSRELVNVVLITQSSSEHSISVAISALDADRAQTAANNEFAPEIAVHKLEPIHLERDLAIVAVVGENMKNHPGISGRKFAALGTNGVNIRAIAQGSSERNISTVIRASDVRKAINVLHEAFFETVYKQVNLFIVGIGNVGSKLLEQLAQQEAYLLEKLRLQVRVVAIANSKHFVANDEGLDLATWSTALADGEIMHLNEFVEMVRTKNLRNSIFVDVTASGEVAKTYAAVLEKSVSVVACNKVACSSPYASYANLKALARGYNAAFLFETNVGAGLPVIGTLNDLLRSGDVVHRIEAVLSGTLNFVFNNYDGTIPFADVVRRAQQEGYTEPDPRLDLGGTDVARKILILAREAGQVMEMDDITNESFLPASCMEGTVPEFYEQLAVHEAHFRRLYDEASADGKKLKFVARYADGKASVGLQHVGPDSDFYQLQGKDNVVLFYTNRYPEQPLVVKGAGAGADVTAAGVFADVMRAARI
- the prfA gene encoding peptide chain release factor 1; the encoded protein is MLDKLEAIRQRYEDVNEQLMQPEAMSDMKRYKALNKEYKDLGKIVTEYRNYQQVLSNIEGAREVIATEKDEDFREMAKAELDELVPEQERLEAVIKDLLIPKDPNDSKDVIMEIRAGAGGDEAAIFAGDLQRMYMRYAEKHGLRMDLIDATEGTSGGYKEIVLSLKGEDVYGKLKFESGVHRVQRVPATETQGRIHTSVASIVVMPEAEELDIQLDMNDIRKDLFMSSGPGGQSVNTTYSAVRLTHIPTGLVAQCQDQKSQLKNFDKALQVLRSRIYEIELAKKNEAEGAQRKSMIGGGDRSDKIRTYNYPQGRVTDHRIGLTVYNLANVMDGNIDDFVEQLRIAESAERLKEGVV